The sequence GACGCCCTCGACCAGGTACGGGCGTCCGGAACCGCCGGAGTAGACCGAGCCCTCCGGGTCCGCGCCGATGACCTTCACGGCGCCGTCGCTGATCTCCTTGAGATAGCGGCCGGTGCCGGTGATCGTGCCGCCGGTGCCGACGCCCGTGACGAAGTGGGTGATCTTCCCCTCCGTCTGCGTCCACAGCTCGGGACCGGTGGTCTCGTAGTGCGAGCGCGGGTTGTTGGGGTTGGAGTACTGGTCGGGCTTCCAGGCTCCCGGCGTCTCGCGGACCAGACGGTCGGAGACGTTGTAGTACGAGTCCGGGTGCTCGGGGTCAACGGCCGTGGGGCAGACGACGACCTCCGCGCCGTACGCCCGCAGCACGTTGATCTTGTCCGTGGACACCTTGTCCGGGCAGACGAAGATGCACTTGTACCCCTTCTGCTGCGCGACGATGGCGAGGCCGACGCCGGTGTTGCCACTGGTCGGCTCGACGATCGTGCCGCCGGGCCGCAGCTCCCCGCTCGCCTCGGCCGCCTCGATCATGCGCAGCGCGATGCGGTCCTTCACGGACCCGCCGGGATTGAAGTACTCGACCTTCGCCAGGACCGTCGCCTGGATACCTGCCGTGACGTTGCGCAGCCTCACCAGCGGGGTGTTGCCGACAAGACTGATCATCGAATCGTGGAATTGCACCGTGTACTCCGGGATCTCCGAGATGGTGCGGCCCAGAGTATGCGTACGGGGGCGAGATTGGGTGAAGCGATTGGACGCCGCCCTCCACGGGGCAGGTAGGTACGTGGACGGCTGTACGGCGAGGAGGAGGTGGACCGGACTGTGTCGAGAGCAAGAGTGGCACGGCGCATCGCGGCGGGTGCGGCCTACGGCGGCGGCGGCATCGGGCTGATCGGCGCCGCGGCCGTGGGCGTGATGCTGGCCGAGGTGCAGCTCGCCAAACGGCAGGTCGGCGGCGGTACGGCACCGGTTCCGCCGAGCGCGGACGGGCGGTACGGGGTGGCGTTCGCCGGGCCTTCGGACCCGTTGCGGTTCGGGCTGCTCGGTGATTCGACGGCGGCCGGGCAGGGGGTGCGCCGGGCCGGGCAGACCCCGGGGGCGCTGCTCGCCTCGGGGCTGGCCGCGGTGGCCGAGCGTCCGGTGGATCTGCGGAACGTGGCACTGCCGGGGGCGAGGTCCGACGATCTGGAGCGGCAGGTCTCGCTGCTGCTGGCCGACCCGGCCCGTACGCCGGACGTCTGCGTGATCATGATCGGGGCGAACGACGTCACCCACCGGATGCCCGCCACCCAGTCGGTGCGGTGTCTGACCACCGCCGTGCGCAGGCTGCGGACGGCGGGCGCGGAGGTGGTGGTCGGGACCTGTCCGGACCTGGGCACGATCGAGCCGGTCTACCAGCCGCTGCGCTGGCTGGCCCGGCGGGTGAGCCGGCAGCTGGCCGCCGCGCAGACCATCGGCTCGG is a genomic window of Streptomyces sp. NBC_01237 containing:
- a CDS encoding SGNH/GDSL hydrolase family protein, producing the protein MARRIAAGAAYGGGGIGLIGAAAVGVMLAEVQLAKRQVGGGTAPVPPSADGRYGVAFAGPSDPLRFGLLGDSTAAGQGVRRAGQTPGALLASGLAAVAERPVDLRNVALPGARSDDLERQVSLLLADPARTPDVCVIMIGANDVTHRMPATQSVRCLTTAVRRLRTAGAEVVVGTCPDLGTIEPVYQPLRWLARRVSRQLAAAQTIGSVEQGGRTVSLGDLLGPEFEANPRELFGPDNYHPSAEGYATAAMAVLPTLCAVLGLWPETDHLDGSRREDMLPVAKAASQAAMEAGTEVTGARAPWALLKHRRRRRLPAATEPHPHPDTAHRHA